The proteins below are encoded in one region of bacterium:
- the hypB gene encoding hydrogenase nickel incorporation protein HypB, whose amino-acid sequence MKRDITVVTSVLKANDAVARDNRARLDRAGILALNITSAPGSGKTALLEATLPALAPQRAAVVVGDLQTSRDAERVAGLAAAVVQINTEGGCHLAATQVAEALDALPLEGLDFLFIENVGNMVCPAGFDLGEHRRVAMLSVPEGADKVAKYPTLFQPADLILLNKVDLAALLGYDVDLVRADLARLNTRAPLLLLSARTGEGLTAWLDWLRSERTARRG is encoded by the coding sequence ACCAGCGTGCTCAAGGCCAACGACGCCGTGGCGCGCGACAATCGAGCGCGCCTGGACCGGGCGGGGATCCTGGCCCTGAACATCACCAGCGCGCCGGGCAGCGGCAAGACGGCGCTCTTGGAGGCGACCCTGCCGGCGCTGGCACCCCAGCGCGCGGCCGTGGTCGTCGGCGACCTCCAGACCAGCCGCGACGCCGAGCGCGTCGCCGGCCTGGCCGCGGCCGTGGTCCAGATCAACACGGAGGGCGGCTGCCACCTGGCCGCAACCCAGGTGGCCGAGGCCCTGGACGCCCTGCCCCTGGAGGGGCTCGACTTCCTCTTCATCGAGAACGTCGGCAACATGGTCTGCCCGGCCGGTTTCGACCTCGGCGAGCACCGGCGTGTGGCGATGCTCTCGGTGCCCGAGGGAGCGGACAAGGTGGCCAAGTACCCGACGCTCTTCCAGCCGGCCGATCTGATCCTGCTGAACAAGGTCGATCTGGCGGCCCTGCTGGGGTACGATGTGGATCTGGTCCGCGCCGACCTCGCCCGCCTCAACACGCGGGCGCCGCTGCTGCTCCTCTCGGCGAGGACAGGCGAGGGCCTGACGGCCTGGCTGGACTGGCTGCGGTCGGAGCGGACGGCGCGACGGGGCTGA